The following are encoded in a window of Candidatus Moraniibacteriota bacterium genomic DNA:
- a CDS encoding SAM-dependent chlorinase/fluorinase: protein MNKKKPVKHVVVITDCKDVAFCEIRRQILSECEKLGNSYTEIEPLIPAEEFSITNGAFLTRLMAEHYKEDVIFMLILNPSQQRPKRIFGELANGIYFEGADTGTLNWLFDDFGIKSLYEIKESKFYPFGGKYVHSPMVAKIASRISFEEYGKELSKDELCDFSVKKGVVVHIDNFGLMKIKDQFPDYPEGTKVRIFVNGNESIEVITSARMMDHDTGTWVLYPGSSMGLPELGKVRCTDSARELNIRVGDVITWEKI from the coding sequence GTGAACAAGAAAAAACCAGTTAAACATGTTGTAGTCATTACAGATTGCAAAGATGTTGCATTTTGTGAAATTAGAAGACAAATATTATCTGAGTGTGAAAAGTTGGGCAATAGCTATACAGAGATTGAGCCTCTTATTCCCGCCGAGGAATTTTCCATAACGAATGGAGCATTTCTTACACGACTGATGGCAGAACATTATAAGGAGGACGTTATTTTTATGTTAATTCTTAACCCATCCCAACAGAGACCAAAAAGAATTTTTGGCGAACTTGCGAATGGTATATATTTTGAAGGTGCGGATACTGGAACATTGAATTGGTTATTTGATGATTTTGGTATAAAATCTCTATATGAAATAAAAGAAAGTAAATTTTATCCGTTCGGAGGCAAGTATGTTCATTCTCCAATGGTTGCCAAAATAGCATCAAGGATTTCATTTGAAGAATATGGAAAGGAACTAAGTAAAGACGAATTGTGCGACTTTTCTGTTAAAAAAGGTGTCGTCGTTCATATTGATAATTTTGGGTTAATGAAAATAAAAGATCAATTCCCTGATTATCCAGAAGGAACAAAAGTGAGGATATTTGTAAATGGAAATGAATCTATTGAGGTCATAACTTCAGCGCGAATGATGGATCATGATACCGGAACTTGGGTACTTTATCCCGGAAGTTCCATGGGGTTACCTGAACTAGGAAAAGTCAGATGCACGGATAGTGCAAGAGAACTTAACATTCGAGTCGGAGATGTAATAACTTGGGAAAAAATATAA
- a CDS encoding YggT family protein: MSQFLITFKVFSCSEIDDYFKKKYKTFSFVSKVDIDFIMHSKFMLGIIRTLVNIVFGIIEFLLMFRFVFIFFAANSSTPFVVWVYGVTESLVSPFVRILPDFNLGGFLVDFATLVALVLYAFFGYLLLQLFSYIDPRDRRDL, from the coding sequence ATGTCACAATTCTTAATAACCTTCAAAGTTTTTTCTTGTTCGGAAATTGACGATTATTTCAAAAAGAAATATAAAACTTTCTCCTTTGTATCAAAGGTGGATATTGATTTTATAATGCATAGTAAGTTTATGTTAGGAATTATAAGAACGTTGGTGAATATAGTCTTTGGCATCATTGAATTTTTGCTGATGTTTCGTTTTGTATTTATTTTTTTTGCAGCCAATTCGAGTACACCATTTGTAGTTTGGGTTTACGGTGTGACGGAGTCCCTTGTTAGCCCATTTGTAAGAATCCTTCCCGATTTTAATCTCGGAGGATTTTTGGTCGATTTTGCAACGCTGGTAGCGCTTGTTTTGTATGCCTTTTTTGGGTATCTTCTTTTGCAATTATTTTCTTATATCGATCCTAGAGATCGCAGAGATCTGTAA